Below is a window of Desulfarculaceae bacterium DNA.
GGCAAGAACATGCTGCGCCCGGTGGCCATGCTGGTGGTCACCGGAGCCTGGGTGTTGACCATGGACTACATCGGCTTCATCATCTCCACCTTCTTTTTCCTGGTGGTGGCCTCGCGCATCTTCGGGTCGGAGTCCTGGTCCAAGACCATCATCATGGCCGTGGTCATGCCCCTGATCATCTCCTTCATCTTTCGTGGGCTCAACGCCGTCTTGCCCGAGGGTCCGGCCGAAGAGCTACTCAACTTGATTCTGGGCTGAGGCGGAGCAAAGCCATGGGCGATATCTTTGGACATCTTTGGGACGGGGCGCTATACGCCCTGTCGATCTGGAACCTGCTGGCCATCGTCGTCGGCTACGCCATAGGCATCATCGCCGGGGCCATCCCCGGGGTCATGGCGGTCACGGCCATGGTGCTCATCCTGCCCTACACCTTCACCCTGGAACCTTTGTTCGCCATCGCGCTGTTGATGGGCGTGTACAAGGGCGGGGCCTACGCCGGTTCCATTACCGCCACCCTGTTCAACATCCCCGGCACTCCCGAAGCGGCGGCCACGGCCCTGGACTCCTACCCCATGTTCAAGGAGGGGCACCAGAAGCGGTCCCTGGAGATCGCCCTGTGGGCCTCCCTGTTCGGCGGCACGGTGAGCAACTTCCTCTTGGTCTTCACCGCCCCGCCCCTGGCCGAGGTGGCCCTGCGCCTGGGCCCGCCGGAGATCGCGGCCCTGATTCTCTTCTCGCTCACCGCGGTGATCACCCTGCTGGGCGACAGCCGCATGGACATCTGGAAGGGCTTCATCTCCATCACCTTGGGCTTGATGCTGGCCACGGTGGGCCTGGACAACATGAGCGCCTCGCGGCGCTACGTCTTCGGCATCGAGGACCTGGACAACGGCGTGCCTTTCGTCCTGACCATCATCGCCCTGCTGGCCCTGTCCGAGGTGTTCATCCAGGCCGAGAGGGTGGGGCACTTCACCCTGGGCGACGCGGCCGGCGCGGTGAAAGCCATCATCCCCTACACCTGGCAGCAGCGCTGGAAGGATTTCAAACTCTGCCTCAAGGACCTGCTCCGCAGCTCCTTCGTGGGCTCGCTCTTGGGCGCGCTGCCCGGCATCGGGGCCACCACCGCCGCCTTCGTGTGCTACGGCGAGGCCCGGCGTTCGGCCAAGAAGAACGCCCGCTTCGGCCACGGCGACCCCCGGGGCATCGCCGCCCCGGAGGCGGGCAACAACGCGGTGGCCGCCTCCTCGCTGATCCCCCTGGTCACCCTGGGCATCCCCGGCTCGGTGGCCGCGGCGGTCATGTACGGCGCCTTCATGATCCAGGGCATGATCCCCGGCCCCATGCTGATGATGGAGCACCCGGAGGTCATCTACGGCCTGTTCGTGCTCCTCATCGTCACCGACTTCCTGGGCGCCTTCGTGGTGGCCCTGCCCTTCATCTCGGTGGTGCAGAAGATCTTCAAGAACCTGAACTACTCGCTGTTCTTCCCGGGCGTGGTGGTCTGCTGCGTGGTGGGGGTCTACGCCGAGGAGTTCAACGTCTTCAACCTGCGCATCTTCCTGATGCTGGGCTTCGTGGGCTACATCATGCGCAAGATGGGCATGTCCATCCCGCCCTTCATTCTGGCCTTCATCCTGGGGCCCATCCTGGAGCGCAACACCCGCACCGCCCTGCTGCTCTCCGGCGACAGCCCCATGATCTTCGTGCAGAGCCCCATCGCCCTGGCTCTGTTGATCCTGGCGGTGGCCGCCCTGGGCTGGTCCTTGTGGCGCAAGACGCGGGGCGGCAAGAGCGCCCTGGAGGTGCCCGAGGAGTTCAAGCACTAGCATCGCCGCTTGGCGAACAAAACGAGAGGCCAGCCGCCGGGCTGGCCTCTCGCTATTTGAGCATGGGTTTTTTTGGCCGGGGCGCTATTTCAACCCGGCCAGGTCGGCCAGCACCTGCTCGGCGTGGCCCTTGGCCTTCACCTTGGGGTAGACCTTCAACAGCTTGCCGTCCGGCCCGGCCACGAAGGTGCTGCGGATGGGCCCCTGGCTCACCTTGCCGTAGAGCTTTTTTTCGCCCCAGGCGCCCAGGGCCTGGATGAGGCCGGTGTCCGGGTCGGCCAGTAGGGAATACTTGAGCCCCAGCTTGTCGCTGAACTTGGCGTGGCTGGCCACCTTGTCGCGGCTCAGGCCCGCCACGGCCCAACCCCTGCGCTTGAAATTCGTGAGTTTCTCCTGAAACTCTGATGCCTCGGCGGTTCAGCCGCTGGTGTTGTCCTTGGAGTAGACGAACAAGACCAGGCCTCTTTTGCCCACCAGGTCCTTAAAGACCTTGTCCGCGCCGCTCTGGTCGGGCAGCTTGAACTTGGGCAGCTTGTCTCCTTGGCTAAGCATATGGGTTCTCCCGATTTGGTTCGGCGTTTCCTATGATTCTAACCCAAAGCGGCCCCCGCCGGAAATTTCGGGCGGGGGCGCGGAGGCCTGGTTTCGCTTACTTGAGCTCCATGGCCTTTTCCGGGCACATCTCCTGGCAGCAGAAGCACACGATGCACTTGTCCGGGTCCACCTTGGGCAGCTCGCCGTCAAAGGCCAGGGCCGAGGCGGGGCAGCCCTCGATGCACTGGCCGCAGCCGGTGCACAGCTCGGGGTCGGCCGAGGGCCGCAGCTGGGTGCGGCTCTCGAGGAACTCCTGGATGCCCGGGGCGCGGGTGATGGACTCGCCGCCCAGGGGGGGCAGCTTGAAATCGGGCACCGGCTTCAGTTCGCCGATGATCTCTACGGCCTCCTCGGCGTACTCGCCCAGGCCCAGGGCTTGGGCCTTGGCTAAAAAGCGCATGATCCCGGGGTCCTCCAGGCCCATGAGCCGGCCAATGGTTCCGTCCAGGGCCACTCCGTTGTCCGCGGCCAAAACCAGCCCCACGTCGCGCAGGTCGGGCGAGGCCGGGCCGTTGCCCTCCATGCCCACCACCCCGTCCACGATGAAGAGGTCCGGCTTGCGCAGGGCGAACACATCCACCAGCACCTCGTTGAAGCGTCCCGGATCGCCGGCCAGCTTATGCAGGTTGGCCTTCTGGGCCCCGGGCAGGATGCCGAAGCTGTTCTTGATGGCCCCGGAAAGCACGGTGAGGCCGTGGGTCTTGAACTTGGGCACCGAGATGAAGTAGTCGGCCTCCATGATGGCCCGGCTCACCCCCACGGTGGGCAGATACTCGGGGTTGAAGGGCACCTCCACCACCTCGGTCCCGATGTTCTGGTAGTGCCCCAGGGCCGCCTCGCGCAGGCCGGTTTTCTCGAAGGCCATCTCGTTGGCCCCGTAGGTGAACACCCCGGGGTTGTCGCCCACGATGATCGAGGCCGGCTCCAGCCGCTCCAGGGCCGCCACCACCGCGCGCAGCACCGCCGGGTGGGTGGCGATGCTCTCCTTGGGGTCGGCCGAGCGCAGCACGTTGGGCTTCACCACAACCTTCTTGCCCTTCACCGGCGGCGCGAAAATCTCAAAAGCCCGGTCCACGGCCGCTTGACAGTGCTCATAGCTGGCCGGCTCGATCATCACTCTGTACATGGGATTCACCTTCTGGTTGCGGCCGGCGGCCCGGCCCGGCGTGCCTTCTGGGTTGCCTGTTAAGCTTGCATTATACGACGGTCGACCGCGCTGGCCCAACCGCTGCTTTTAAGCGGCTTGCCAAGGGGCGTTTGTACATTATTATATTAATAGGACGTGTGTGAAAGGAGTCCGTCATGCCCTGCCCCGCCTGCCGAAGCGACCGATTTTACGTGAAGGACCCGGACGATCCCTATGAGATATGGGAGTTCGCCGTGCACGGCGGCGCTCCGGTCTTCGAAGAGCCCCAAAACGATGCGCCCCAAATCGACGAGGAAAGCCAGGTCTACTGCGGCCATTGCTCCTGGCACGGCCGCCTGAATCAAGTTAGCTAGGGCCCCGGTCACAAGCCCGAGGAGACTGCAATGCCCGATATCGATATGTCATCCTATGAATGCCCCTGCGGCTATATCTACGACCCGGCCGAGGGCGACTACGACAGCGGGGTCATGCCCGGCACCGCCTTCGGAGACCTGCCCGAGGAATGGCTCTGCCCTAAGTGCGGCTCGGAAAAGCAGTACTTCGAGCGCGTCGACTAGGACGCTGCCCAACCGCCACCCCTGCCTCCGCCCCGAAGCGCGATAGGGCCCATGACCTCTTTTGACCCAGCCCCCCGGCCCTGGAGCCCCGCCCGTTTGCAAGACCTCCTGGCCGGCCGCCCCCTGGACCGCATCCCGGTGGGCAGCATGAGCGTGGGCTTCAACGCCCTGTGCGCCGGCTACACCGTGGGCGAAATCCTGGTGGACCCGGACAAGTGCTTCCAGGCCAGCCTGTGGACCGGGGCCATGATGGACTGGGAGCCCATGCCCCACTACCCCTCGCACAGCGTGTGGGGAGCCATCGACTTCGGCGGCGAGCTGCGCCTGCCTCAGGGCCCCTACGAAAGCTCCCTGATCATCACCCGCCACCCGGTGGACAGCCCGGTCGACCTGGAGCGCCTGCCGATGCCCGACCCGCGCACCGCCGGGCGCATCCCCTTTGCCTGGCGCTTCGCCGAGTTGCAAAAACAGGCCGGCCTGCCGGTGTTCTTCTCCTCGCGCTCGCCCTTCACCATGGCCGCCAACATCGCGGGCCTGGAGAACTTCTTCCGCTGGATGGTCAAGGCTCCGTCCCTGGCCCAGCGCCTGCTGGAGATGTCGCTAAAGCACATCCTGGCCGTGTTGGACTACTGGATCGAGTCCTTCGGGGCGGAGAGCCTTTTCGTGTGGATGTCCAACCCCAACGAGTCCAACCAGGTGATCTCGCCGCGCCACTTCGCCCAGTGGGCCCTGCCCCTGCACCAGCGCTATTTCGCGGCCCTGGCCCAGCGCGGCCTGACCCGGGTGGGCATCCACCTCTGCGGCGACCAGAACCTCAACCTGCCCATGCTGGCCGAGGCCGACCTCTGGCCCCACCCAACCATCCTCAGCTTCGGCCACGAGGTCTCCCCGGCCCGGGCGGGCCGTCTCTTTCCCCAGGACGTCATCTTCGGCAACCTGGAGCCCAGCCTGCTCCAGGTAAAAACGCCGGGGGAGATCCATGGCATGTGCGGGGAGATCATCAAACAGGGCCGGAGCGCGCCGGGGGGCTTTATGCTGGCCCCGGGTTGCGGCATCCCGGCCACCGCGCCCGCAGTCAACGTCTATGCCATGACCCAGGCGGCCAAGGACTTTTCCTAGCCGGGGCCAGGCCTTAGGGGCAGCCCCCTTCTTGCAGCTTTTGCTCCAGAAAATCGATGCTGGCCTGATAGGCCCGCTGCTCGTCGGCCATGTGCAGGGCGGTGTCGCCCAGGAAGCCCTGCCAGGCGGCCCAGGCCTGGGCGCGGGGTTTGCCCAACAGATATTGCTCGCAGAAGTCGACCAGGGTTTGGCAGTGGGAGGCTTCATGGGCGCGGCACTCATCCTCGGCCCAGGATTCCTGGCAGTCCACCGCCTGGTTCTTGGTGCACTGGGTCTTGCACCAGCAGGGGCTGGCGTGGCCTTTGGTGTTCCCGGCCATCACGTCCGCGAACTCCCAGGGCTTGACCCCGCCGTCCACCCCGCTGTTGCCCGCCTGGGGGCGCTGGGCCATCTCCTCCATTAGGCTCTGGAAGGAATTGAAGTCCCGGGCCACCTCCCGGCCGTCGGGCCCCACCACCGCGCCGGTGCCCGTCACCTGGTAGTCGGCGTACATGGCCTGCATCTTGCGCCGCTCGATCAGGGCCCGGCGCAACGAATCGCAGTCGCCCTCGCTGCGCGTGGCCAAAAAGTCGCTGCGCTCCTCCTGGGCCACGTCGCGGCAGCTCACTATCTTGCCGTCCTTTTCATCGTATTCGATGCGGTCGTAGACCCAGGTGCCCAGCAGGCGCTTGCCCTTTTCATAGACCACGAAACGGAACTCGGTCTCGCGGGTGGGGGCCAGCTTGCCCGCGTCCACGCAAACCTGGGGGTTGCACACCGTCATCTTGCCGCTGAACTTGTAGCCGCTCAGGGTGCCCTGAAAATAGAGCTGGGGCTCGGAGAGGCAGCGGGTGCTCCCCTGGGAGATGTATCCCTTCACCTGATTGCCCGACTGCTTGATCTGGAGAACCTTGCCGCCCTCCTGGTAATAGCCGCAGAGGTTGTATTGCGGGTTGGGGTCCGCCGCCCGCACCACCTCTTCCAGGGTGGTGGCCGCCGGAGCGCCCCAGGCCGTGGCCGTGGCCAAGACCAGCGCGGCCAGGCCCAGCCCCATGATCCATGCCTTCATGCCTTTTGCCCTCCAGGTCGTCTCCCCCCGCTGCCGCCATTAGCCCTTAAGCTTAATAAATTCGGGCCCCCGGAGGGGGTATTTTTCGCCGCCGCGCCCACCCAGCGCGTTGCCCGGAGATAGGCCGCCCGGAGCACGCATCCCAAATGTTCATCGATATTACCTATTTGACTGTCTCGCCCCTTTCTCCTTACATTTATTTACCTATTCGATACCCAAACCCAGGGCGGGAAATGTCCCCTATCTTCGGCTTCAGATGAGTTCCTTTTAGAATGCTGCCCGGGCACGGTAGTCGGGGAAAGCCGAAGACCCTCCTTTCCGCCTGATCGCTTTTCCAGCAAAGCCAACCTTCCCGCGCCACTCCCGGCATGTTCGCAAATTCGGACCGGGCCGTCCGAACCGCCGCCCCACCGCGATGCCCAGGCCGGTTTCCCCGGCTTAGGGGGCCGGTGGGCGGTTGCCCGGCGTTTCCGGTCCTACCTCAAGGCAAGGAGTGGCAATGACTACTCAGCTCGATAGACGGCAGCCCGTGGGCGCGGTGATGGTGGTGGGTGGCGGCGTGGCCGCCATCCAGGCCTCGTTGGACCTGGCCGACACCGGCTACCTCGTCTACTTGGTGGAAAAGTCCCCGGCCATCGGCGGGGTGATGTCCCAGCTGGACAAGACCTTCCCCACCAACGACTGTTCCATGTGCATCCTCTCGCCCAAGCTGGTGGAGTGCGGGCGGCACCCCAACATCCAGATATTCACCAACACCTCGGTGGAGCAGGTGGACGGCCAGGTGGGGGCCTTCAGCGTCAAGCTCCACCAAAAGGCCCGCTACATCGACCTGAACAAGTGCATCGCCTGCGGGGCCTGCTCGGACAAATGCCCCAAGCGGGTGCCCGACCTGTTCAACTGCGGCCTGAACCAGCGCAAGGCGGCCCACGTAAAGTATCCCCAGGCCGTGCCCTTGAAGTACTCCATCGACCGCGACAACTGCATCTATTTCCAGAAGGGCAAGTGCAAGGCCTGCCAGCGCTTCTGTCCGGCCGACGCGGTGGACTTCACCCAGGAGGACCAGGACCTCACCCTGGAGGTGGGCGCGGTGGTGCTCTCGGCCGGGTTCAAGCCCTTTGATCCCTCCCCCTTCGCGCAATACTCCTACACCCACTTCCCCAACGTGGTCACCGCCCTGGAGTTCGAGCGCATCCTTAGCGCCAGCGGCCCCTGGATGGGCCATCTGGTGCGCCCGGGCGACGAGACCGAGCCCAAGAAGATCGCCTGGTTGCAGTGCGTGGGCTCCCGCGACATCAACAACTGCGATCACGGTTACTGCTCCAGCGTGTGCTGCATGTACGCCATCAAGGAGGCGGTGATCGCCATGGAGCACAGCCACGAGGGGCTGGACACGGCGATCTTCTACATGGACATGCGCACCTTCGGCAAGGACTTCGAGCGCACCTACGAGGGGGCCAAGGACCGGGGCGTGCGCTTCGTGCGCAGCCGCATCCACACCATCAGCGAGCTGCCCAACCACGACCTGCGCCTGGAGTACGTGGACGAAAGCGGCGAGGCCCATGCCGAGGACTTCGACCTGGTGGTCTTGAGCCAGGGCCTGGAGATGGACGCGGACACCGCGGCCATGTGCCAGCGCCTGGACATCGGCCTGGGCTCGACCGGCTTCGTGGACAGCAGCTCATTCGCGCCAGTGGCCACCAGCCGCCCGGGCATCTACGTGTGCGGCGCCCTGGCTGGCCCTAAGGACATCCCCTTGAGCGTCATGGAGGCCTCGGCCGCGGCCTGCGCCGCCTCGGGCGATCTGTCCATGTCGCGCGGCACCCTGGTGGACCCCCCGGTGGAGGTTCCCCAGCTAAACGTGAGCGGCGACGCCCCCCGGGTGGGGGTGTTTGTCTGTTCCTGCGGCATCAACATCGCGGGCGTGGTGGACGTCAAGGAAGTGATGGACTACGCGGCCACCTTGCCCAACGTGGTCTATGTGGAGAACAACCTGTTCACATGCTCCCAGGACACCCAGGACAAGATGACCGAGGTGATCAAGGAGCAGGGCCTCAACCGCATGGTGGTGGCGGCCTGTAGCCCGCGCACCCACGAGCCCCTTTTCCAGGAGACCCTGCAAGCCGCCGGCATCAACAAGTACCTGTTCGACATGGCCAACATCCGCAATCAGACCTCCTGGGTGCACGGCGACGATCCGGTCAAGGCCACCGAGCGGGCCAAGGACCAGGTGCGCATGGCCGTGGCCAAGGCCAGCCTGCTGGAGCCCCTGAGCGAGGCCAAGCTCTCCATCCTGCCCAGCGCCATGGTCATCGGCGGCGGCCTGGCCGGCATGAACGCGGCCCTGGAGCTGGCCAGGCAAGGCTACCCCACCCACCTGGTGGAGCGCGACGTGCAGCTGGGCGGCAACGCCCGGATGCTGCGCGTCACCGCCAAGGGCGACGAGGTTGCCCCCTATCTGGCCGAGCTCAAGGAAAAGGTCGAGGCCGAGCCCAACATCACGGTGCACCTGGGGGCCAACATCGAGAAAGTGGACGGCTTCCTGGGCAACTTCAACACCACCCTGAGCGGCGGGGAAGAGATCGAGCACGGGGTGGCCATCATCGCCACCGGGGCCAGCGAGTACCGCCCCACCGAGTACCTCATGGACCAGCACCCGGCGGTGAAGACCCACCTGGAGCTGGACGCGGCCCTGCTGAACGGCGAGATAGACCCGTCCCAGGTGGGCTCGGCGGTGTTCATCCAGTGCGTGGGCTCCCGCGAGCCGGAGCGCCCCTACTGCTCCAAGGTGTGCTGCACCCACTCGGTGGAGAGCGCCTTGCTCATCAAAGAGCAAAACCCCGAGGCCCAGGTGGCCATCCTCTACCGCGACATGCGCACCTTCGGCGACCGCGAGCTTCTCTACAAAAAGGCCCGCGCCGCCGGGGTGCTGTTCATCCGCTACGACCCGGAGAACAAGCCCGAGGTCACCGCCGACGGCGACAAGCTGGTGGTGGCGGTGGACGACCCCATCCTGGGCCGCCGCATCGCCCTGGATGCGGAGCTGTTGGTCCTGGCCAGCGCGGTGGTCAGCCACAACGACGAGCCCCTGGCCCAGATGTTCAAGATCCCCCTGGACCAGGACGGCTGGTTCCTGGAGGCCCACGTGAAGCTCCGGCCCGTGGACTTCGCCACCGACGGCGTGTTCATGGCCGGCATCTGCCACTACCCCAAGCCCATCGAGGAGGCGGTGGCCCAGGCCCAGGCCGCGGTGGCCCGCGCGGTGACCGTGCTCTCCAAGGGCGAGATGTTCCTGCCCGGCACCGTGGCGGTGATCGACCAAAACAAGTGCGTGGGCTGCGGGGTGTGCTGGACGGTGTGCCCCTACAAGGCCATCACCGAGGACGAGAACGGCCTGGCCGTGGTCAACGAGGCCCTGTGCAAGGGCTGCGGCACCTGCGTGGCCTCCTGCCGCTCGGGCGCGCCCAACCTGCGCGGCTTCTCCAATCAGGACGTGCTGGCCCAGATAAGCACCATGCTGCTGGGCTGACGGGAGAGACAAGCAAATGAGCCCTAATGAAAGCTTCGAGCCGCGCATCGCGGCCTTCTTCTGCAACTGGTGCACCTACGGCGGGGCCGACCTCGCCGGGGTGAGCCGCTTGCAATATCCCCCCAACATCCGCGCCATCCGCATCCCCTGCACCGGCCGCCTCAGCCCCACCTTTGTGTTGCAGGCCTTCCGCCAAGGGGCCGACGGGGTGTGGATCAGCGGCTGCCATCCCGGCGACTGTCACTACATCGAAGGCAACCTCTACGCCCGCCGCCGCTTCACCATCCTCAAGAACCTCCTGGAGTACGTGGGCCTGGAGCCCGGCCGCCTGCACTTCTCCTGGATATCCTCGGCCGAGGCCACCAAGTTCCAGCAGACGGTGATCGAGGTCACCGAGGCGGTCAAGGCCCTGGGGCCCTGCCAGTTCCTGCGCAAAGACATAGGCATGGTGGCCTGATGGATAACCAAGAAATCGCCCAAGCCATCCGCGAGACCGCCGCGCGCCTGCTCAGCGAAGGCGTGGTGGATTGCGTGCTCGGTTACCAGGCCGGCACGGTCCCCATGCGCGAGCGGCCCTATTTCGCCTACACCCCGGAAGAGGCCTCGAACCTCACCTGGACCGGCTTCTGCTGTAACAACCTGGCCAATTTCCTCATCCGCCGCCCGCAGGGCGAGACGGGCAAGGTGGCCGTGGTGGCCCAGGGCTGCATCAGCCGCAGCATCGTGGGGCTCATCAAGGAACACCAGATCACCCGCGAGCAGGTCTACGTCATCGGCGTGGCCAGCCCGGGGATGCTCGACCGCGACAAGGTGCAGGAGGCGGTGGGGGCCGAGAAGATCATCACCGCCGTGGCCGAGGAAGGCGACGAGCTGGTGGTGGAAGGCCCCGGCTACAGCGAGCGCATCGCCCGCAAGAAGCTGATGCGCGAAAACTGCTACACCTGCGTGCAGCGCAACCCGGTTATCTCCGACGAGCTCATCGGCTCCGAGAGCGAGCCCACCCACGGCGGCAACATCGACAAGGTGTCCGCGCCCTGGGAAAAGCTGGACCCGGCCCAGCGCCTGGCCGCCTTCGCCGAGAACTACCAGGACTGCATCCGCTGCTATGCCTGCCGCGACGCCTGTCCCCTGTGCTACTGCCACGTCTGCTTCGTGGACGAGTCCAAGCCCCAGTGGTGCGGCAAGACCCAGGACGAGTCCGACGTGCTCTCCTACCATCTGCTCAGGGCCTTCCACTGCGCCGGGCGCTGCACCGACTGCGGGGCCTGCGAGAGCGCCTGTCCCCAGGGCATCAAGGTGCGCCGCCTGACCAGCAAGATCGAGCACGACGTGCGCGAGTTCTACGGCTATGCCCCGGGCCTGGACGAAAAATCCACGCCCCCGTTGAGCGTCCACAAGCCGGACGACCCCCAGGGGTTCATCAAGTAAAGGAGCAGCCATGTCCGACAAGATTCTGAGCAAGGACCAGGCCGCCTCCTTCTTGGGCGAGCTGGCCGAAACACGCGATCTCTTCGCCCCGGCCCTGGAGGGCGGCAAGGTGGTCTGGGCCCCCTTGGCCCCGGATGGCGAGGTTCTCTGGGACTTCGCCAACACCACCATGAGCCCCAAGGATTTCTTCTTCCCCCAGACCGAGTGCATGATGCGCTTTGCCAACCATCAGGACGGCGAGGACGGCATGGTCATGCACGCCGAACCCGAACTGGCCAAGGAGCGGGCCCTGGTCAACATGCGCCCCTGCGACGCCAAGGCTTTT
It encodes the following:
- a CDS encoding tripartite tricarboxylate transporter TctB family protein, which translates into the protein MNARSELSIAGVLIAFSLLNYFYLIPTQVVAEGSSPIYPALINTMLLCFSLAYLGEGVRAWRREKKESEGRPAGAGKNMLRPVAMLVVTGAWVLTMDYIGFIISTFFFLVVASRIFGSESWSKTIIMAVVMPLIISFIFRGLNAVLPEGPAEELLNLILG
- a CDS encoding tripartite tricarboxylate transporter permease, whose translation is MGDIFGHLWDGALYALSIWNLLAIVVGYAIGIIAGAIPGVMAVTAMVLILPYTFTLEPLFAIALLMGVYKGGAYAGSITATLFNIPGTPEAAATALDSYPMFKEGHQKRSLEIALWASLFGGTVSNFLLVFTAPPLAEVALRLGPPEIAALILFSLTAVITLLGDSRMDIWKGFISITLGLMLATVGLDNMSASRRYVFGIEDLDNGVPFVLTIIALLALSEVFIQAERVGHFTLGDAAGAVKAIIPYTWQQRWKDFKLCLKDLLRSSFVGSLLGALPGIGATTAAFVCYGEARRSAKKNARFGHGDPRGIAAPEAGNNAVAASSLIPLVTLGIPGSVAAAVMYGAFMIQGMIPGPMLMMEHPEVIYGLFVLLIVTDFLGAFVVALPFISVVQKIFKNLNYSLFFPGVVVCCVVGVYAEEFNVFNLRIFLMLGFVGYIMRKMGMSIPPFILAFILGPILERNTRTALLLSGDSPMIFVQSPIALALLILAVAALGWSLWRKTRGGKSALEVPEEFKH
- a CDS encoding redoxin domain-containing protein encodes the protein MLSQGDKLPKFKLPDQSGADKVFKDLVGKRGLVLFVYSKDNTSG
- a CDS encoding DUF362 domain-containing protein, which produces MYRVMIEPASYEHCQAAVDRAFEIFAPPVKGKKVVVKPNVLRSADPKESIATHPAVLRAVVAALERLEPASIIVGDNPGVFTYGANEMAFEKTGLREAALGHYQNIGTEVVEVPFNPEYLPTVGVSRAIMEADYFISVPKFKTHGLTVLSGAIKNSFGILPGAQKANLHKLAGDPGRFNEVLVDVFALRKPDLFIVDGVVGMEGNGPASPDLRDVGLVLAADNGVALDGTIGRLMGLEDPGIMRFLAKAQALGLGEYAEEAVEIIGELKPVPDFKLPPLGGESITRAPGIQEFLESRTQLRPSADPELCTGCGQCIEGCPASALAFDGELPKVDPDKCIVCFCCQEMCPEKAMELK
- a CDS encoding rubredoxin, giving the protein MSSYECPCGYIYDPAEGDYDSGVMPGTAFGDLPEEWLCPKCGSEKQYFERVD
- a CDS encoding FAD-dependent oxidoreductase, with amino-acid sequence MTTQLDRRQPVGAVMVVGGGVAAIQASLDLADTGYLVYLVEKSPAIGGVMSQLDKTFPTNDCSMCILSPKLVECGRHPNIQIFTNTSVEQVDGQVGAFSVKLHQKARYIDLNKCIACGACSDKCPKRVPDLFNCGLNQRKAAHVKYPQAVPLKYSIDRDNCIYFQKGKCKACQRFCPADAVDFTQEDQDLTLEVGAVVLSAGFKPFDPSPFAQYSYTHFPNVVTALEFERILSASGPWMGHLVRPGDETEPKKIAWLQCVGSRDINNCDHGYCSSVCCMYAIKEAVIAMEHSHEGLDTAIFYMDMRTFGKDFERTYEGAKDRGVRFVRSRIHTISELPNHDLRLEYVDESGEAHAEDFDLVVLSQGLEMDADTAAMCQRLDIGLGSTGFVDSSSFAPVATSRPGIYVCGALAGPKDIPLSVMEASAAACAASGDLSMSRGTLVDPPVEVPQLNVSGDAPRVGVFVCSCGINIAGVVDVKEVMDYAATLPNVVYVENNLFTCSQDTQDKMTEVIKEQGLNRMVVAACSPRTHEPLFQETLQAAGINKYLFDMANIRNQTSWVHGDDPVKATERAKDQVRMAVAKASLLEPLSEAKLSILPSAMVIGGGLAGMNAALELARQGYPTHLVERDVQLGGNARMLRVTAKGDEVAPYLAELKEKVEAEPNITVHLGANIEKVDGFLGNFNTTLSGGEEIEHGVAIIATGASEYRPTEYLMDQHPAVKTHLELDAALLNGEIDPSQVGSAVFIQCVGSREPERPYCSKVCCTHSVESALLIKEQNPEAQVAILYRDMRTFGDRELLYKKARAAGVLFIRYDPENKPEVTADGDKLVVAVDDPILGRRIALDAELLVLASAVVSHNDEPLAQMFKIPLDQDGWFLEAHVKLRPVDFATDGVFMAGICHYPKPIEEAVAQAQAAVARAVTVLSKGEMFLPGTVAVIDQNKCVGCGVCWTVCPYKAITEDENGLAVVNEALCKGCGTCVASCRSGAPNLRGFSNQDVLAQISTMLLG
- a CDS encoding hydrogenase iron-sulfur subunit, coding for MSPNESFEPRIAAFFCNWCTYGGADLAGVSRLQYPPNIRAIRIPCTGRLSPTFVLQAFRQGADGVWISGCHPGDCHYIEGNLYARRRFTILKNLLEYVGLEPGRLHFSWISSAEATKFQQTVIEVTEAVKALGPCQFLRKDIGMVA
- a CDS encoding 4Fe-4S ferredoxin produces the protein MDNQEIAQAIRETAARLLSEGVVDCVLGYQAGTVPMRERPYFAYTPEEASNLTWTGFCCNNLANFLIRRPQGETGKVAVVAQGCISRSIVGLIKEHQITREQVYVIGVASPGMLDRDKVQEAVGAEKIITAVAEEGDELVVEGPGYSERIARKKLMRENCYTCVQRNPVISDELIGSESEPTHGGNIDKVSAPWEKLDPAQRLAAFAENYQDCIRCYACRDACPLCYCHVCFVDESKPQWCGKTQDESDVLSYHLLRAFHCAGRCTDCGACESACPQGIKVRRLTSKIEHDVREFYGYAPGLDEKSTPPLSVHKPDDPQGFIK